The following DNA comes from Streptomyces sp. NBC_00273.
CCCAACTCCGGGACGCGGCCACCTTCATAGGACTGCCGGACCCGACGCTGTGGTCCGGTCCGCCGGTCCGGGAGAGCGAGATCGCCGCGTGGATGGAGGAGGTCAGGTTCTTCACCACGATCGAGATCGATTCCGTCCTCACGGTGCACAGCCGCTCCGGCAACGCCTTCGAGCTGTACGGGAACGGACCCAACTTCCTCAACCCGGTGCGGCTGGCGCGCTATGTGCCGTGCGCGATCGAGGCGGAGAGCGCCTCGGAGAACCTCGAGCTCCTCGCCCGGGCGCGCACCGCCTGGCGGGAGTGCGTGGACGCCGTCGCGCGGCGCATCGGCGCTCCCGTCCGCGTCACGCAGGACGACGCCGAGATCCCGGAAGCGATCTGGCGCCCCGGGGGCGAGGAAGGCCCGCACCTGCGCCTGTGGATGAACGGCTCGCACGGACTGGACCCGGACGGCCCGCTGTTCACCAAGATCCCCGGCCGCGTGCTGGTCCGCCTCGACGCGCACGCGCCGGCGGACATGGCCGGCGTCGCACCGAGGGAGGTGTCCGGGGCGAGCGACCTGCCGGAGTGGCTTCCGGACCGGTACCAGGAGCACGCCGTCGAGCAGGCGCGACGCGAACACGAGACGCCGGACGACGACGACCGCCTGCTCGAAAGGATCCGGCACGTGCTGGGCGGCACGATCAGTTCCGGCGGATCCCTCCACGCCCACCTCGGCCGGCTGGCCGCGACCCCGCTCGAGGCCGGCCCGGACACCGACTCCTACCTCTGGCAGCACGCCTTCCAGCACCCGGACGCCCCGCAGGGCCGCCTGCCCGCGCTCCACGTGGCGCACGTGATCAGCGTCCTCGCGAACCACGAGAAGGAGGGCTCGGCCCGCATCCCGGAGACCGTGGAACCCGGCCTCACCCTCCACTACTACGACCTGTTCGACCCGCGGATGCAGGACGCGCTGGCCGTCACGGGTCGGGAGGCCTGCGCGCTGTGGAAGCAGGTCCGCTCCTCGTACGAGCGGTCCATCACGGGCAAGTCGTACCTGATCACCCCCCAGGACGTCCTGGACCGCCTGAGGGCCGCCGCCGGGATCGGGTGAGCGCACCAGCGCGCCGTCCGCCGGTCACCGGCCGTGTTCCAGGACGAGCCGGCGGAGCTCGGCGGCCGAGTCGGTGGCGAGCCGGTAGACGCCCTGGACGCTGACGGAGCGGACCAGTTCGCCGTCCACGACGTACTTGAGGGTGCGTTCACCACGGCGCGAGGTGTACGTGAGCCGTCCCAGCAGATCGGCCGGGACGGCCACGTCGAACCCGAGCGCGGAACCGGGCGGTCCGAGCAGCACCTCGGTGACGCAACCCGCCTTCAGCGTCCGCCAGTCCAGCAGCTTCGCGTAGTCGTCGTCGTGGAGCTCGGACCCGGCGTCCTCGTAGGGGATGATCCGCGACACCTCCATGGCTCCCAGCACGTGGAGCCGCTTGCGGAAGGCCCGGACGGGGAAGACGGTGTCGCCGGGCCGGACGCCCGCCCGTACGAAGCTCGGCAGCGACTGGTGCGGCCCGCCGAACAGCATCGTGAGGCGCTGGCCGGCACGGCCCGTGCGTTCGAGCTCTCGGCACAGGTCGTTGGTCCACAAGGTCGTATAGGAGTTCGGCACGGCAGCACCGTAGGGGTCCCCACTGACAAGAGGTCAGTTGGTCGCGTCGAGCCTCGCGCGCTGGTCCGGGGTCAGGTCGAGGTCCACCGCGGCCAGGCTCTCCTCCAGCTGGGCCACCGAAGAGGCACCGACGAGGGGAAGGACCGGGATGTCCCCGCCCATCAGCCAGGACAGCACCACCTGGTTGACGGTGGCCCCGGTCTCGGCGGCCACCTCGCGGACCGCGCGCAGGCGCGGCTCGGTGCCGGCGTGGTCGAAGCCCGGCCCCAACGGCTTGTCGTCGCGGACGTAGGCGCCGGCGATCAGCGGGGAGTACGAGACCTGCGTCAGCGACGGGTTGTCCCGGAGGTAGCTGAGCAGGTCGCCGCTGACCAGGCCCTGGTTGCCGTCCGGCGAGCGCAGGCTGGGGACGTCGGTGCGCTGGCGCAGGTAGCTGTGGTGGTGCTGGAGCACCTCGTAGCCGGGTACGCCGGCCGCCGCGGCCAGCGCACGGGCGCGCTCCACCCGCCAGGCCCAGTGGTTGCTGGCGCCGAGCAGGCCCGCCGTGCCGTCCGCGACGACCTCGGCGAACCCCTGGACGGTCTCCTCCAGGGGGGTCTTCTCGTCCATGATGTGCGCGTACAACAGGTGGATGCGCTCGATGCCGAGCCGCTCCCGGCTGCGTTCCGCGGACTCCCGGATGACCTTCGCGGACAGGCCCTCCACGTCCAGACTGAAGCCGCTGGTCGGCTGGTTGGGGCGGGCTCCGAGCTTGGTGGCGACGGTGATCCCGTCGCCGACCCCCCGGCTGCGCAGCCAGCGGCCGACCAGTTCCTCGCTCTCGCCGCCCTGGGTGCCGTTGACCCAGAAGGCGTAGTTGTTGGAGGTGTCGATGAAGGTGCCGCCCGCTTCCGCGAAGCGGTCGAGGATCGCGTACGAGGTGGCCTCGTCGACGGTGGTGCCGAAGGTCATCGTGCCCAGGCTCAGCACGCTCACTTCGCGGCGGGTCTCGGCGGCGGTTCCGATGACGCGGTATTTCACGGTGATGGTGCCTCTCGCTCGGCGGGGATCTGTCGACGGATGATCGTCGAGGAACCCGCTCCGGGCAACGAGATAAGCGGATCGGGCGGGCGATCATGGGTCCATGACGATCGGTGAGGAACGCGACGGCGGAACGGCCCAGGCCTGGGAGGCGCTCGGCGGGGCGCCCGAGCTCGTCGGGCGGGTGCACTACCGCGGGGTCGGCAACCTTGCGGAAGGGCCGCTTCCAGTAGCCGAGTTGGCGCGCGCGACCGTCGGGGCGTGCGGGCTGGCCGCGGCCGAGCTGGCAGCGGTGCGGGCCGGGGGCGGGGCGGCGGACGCGGCCCCGCTGGTGGTGGACGAGGGCGCGGTGGCGACGGCCTTCGTCAGCGAGCGGCACCTGCGGGTCGAAGGGCGCGCACCGGTGACCTTCGCACCGTTGTCCGGCTTCTGGCGGACGGCGGACGGCTGGGTGCGCACGCACGCCAACTATCCGCACCACGAAGCCGCCTTGGTACGGGCGCTGCGGCTGCCGTCGGCGACACCGGAGGCGCTGCGCGCCGCGACCCTGGCACGGACGGCCGTCGAGGTGCAGGAGCTCGTGTACGGGGCGGGCGGACTCGCCGTCGCCGTGGCCCGGGAGTACGGGGATCCGCAGCCGCTGATGGAGCCCGTACGGGCATCAGGGGCGCGGGGACGGGCACTCGGCGCCGCCCCGGCCGGCCGGCCCGCCACGGGGGTGCGGGTGCTGGACCTGACCCGGGTCATCGCCGGGCCCGTCGCGACGCGCACGCTCGGGCTGCTGGGTGCGGACGTGCTGCGGATCGACCCGCCGGGGCTGCCGGAGGCCGACGACTCGTACGCGGACACCGGCTTCGGGAAGCGGTCGGCGCTGCTGGACCTGGCGGGGGCGGGGGACCGGGCCGTCTTCGAGGCGCTGCTCGCCGAGGCCGACGTGGTGGTGACGGGCTACCGGCCGGGGGCCCTGGAACGGTACGGGTTCGGGGCGGGCGAGCTGCTGCAGCGGTGGCCGGGGCTGGTGGTTGCCGAGCTGTGCGCGTGGGGGTGGCGGGCGCGGGGGCCGTGGGCGGGGCGGCGGGGGTTCGACTCGCTGGTGCAGGCGGGGTACGGGATCGCCGCGGTCTGTGCCGGGCCGGGCGGGGCACCCGGTGTGCTGCCGGCGCAGGCGCTGGACCACGGGACGGGGTACCTGATGGCGGCCGGCGTGCTGCGGGCGCTGGCGGAGGGGGGTGGGCGGGGGCTGCGGTTCTCCCTCGCCGGGACGGGGTCGTGGCTGGTGCGGGGGCTCTCCCGAGCGGGGGCGGGGGCAGGGGCTTCGGGGTACGTGGCGGAGCCGTGGCTCAGGGAGACCCGGTCGGGGTACGGGGTGCTGCGGCACGCCGCCAGTCCCTTCGGGGAGTGGGGGGCGGGGCCGTCCCGGTGGGGGACGGACCGGGCCGGCTGGCTCCCGCGGTAGGGGGCGGGCGGGTGCGGCGCCGTTTGCCGGGGGGCGCTGCCCCCGGGCCCCCGCGCGTCAATCTCCCCCAGCTACCGCTGGGAGGTACCCCCTGGCGGGGCTTAAAGATCGCGGGGCGGCGGGGTCGGGTGGGGTGGGGCTAGAGGGGCTTCGTCATGCAGCGGCTGGAGTCGTGGAAGCGGTAGTGGCCGAACTTCGCGGACAGGGCGTAGCCCGAGGAGAGGTACAGGGCTATGGCCTCCGGCTGCTGGTCGCCCGTTTCGAGGACCATGCGGTGGCGGCCCGCCGCGCGGGCGTCCTCCTCGAGGACCGCCAGGATGCGGCGAGCGAGGCCCAGGCCCCGGGCCTCCGGGACGACGTACATGCGCTTGAGCTCCGCGTCGCCGTCCGCGTAGCCCTCGTCGTTCTCGTCCTGGGTGCGCCAGCCGCCGCTCGCCACCGCGGTGCCCGTGGAGTCGTACGCCAGTAGGTACAGGCCGCGCGGCGGGACGAACATCGCCGGGTCCAGGAAGGTGGCGTCGCCCTCACCGTCGTACCGCTCCTGGTACTCCAGCTGGACCTGGTCATTGAGTTTGACCGCGTCCGGGTGGTCGTACGGCACGGTGCGGAGGTCTATCCGGTGAGACATTCGAATATCGTACGGAACCCTCCCGCTATGGTGCTGGGATGCTCACAGTGACCTCCGTGAATGTGAATGGGATCCGCGCCGCCGCCAAGAAGGGCTTCGGGGCGTGGCTCGAGGGATCCGACGCCGATGTGGTCTGCCTGCAGGAGGTACGGGCCGAGGAGGGGCAGATCCCGGCGGATGTCCGGACCCCCGCGGGCTGGCACACCGTCTTCGCGCCGGCCGCCGCCAAGGGGCGGGCCGGGGTCGCGCTCTACGCGCGGCGGGCGCCCGAGCGCGTGCAGGTCGGATTCGGCAGTGAGGAATTCGACACCACCGGACGGTACCTGGAGATCGACCTCCCGGGGGTGACCGTGGCCAGCCTCTACCTGCCCTCGGGCGAGGCCGGGACGGAGAAGCAGGACGAGAAGTACCGGTTCATGGACGAGTTCCTGACGTACCTGGCGGCGCTGAAGGAGCGGGCCGCCGCCGACGGCCGCGAGGTCGTGGTGTGCGGGGACTGGAACATCTGCCACCAGGAGGCCGACCTCAAGAACTGGAAGACGAACCGGAAGAACGCGGGCTTCCTCCCCGAGGAGCGGGAGTGGCTCGGCAAGGTGTACTCGGACGCGGGCTACGTCGACGTGGTCCGGGAACTCCACCCGGACACCGAGGGGCCGTACTCCTGGTGGTCCTACCGCGGGCGGGCCTTCGACAACGACGCCGGCTGGCGGATCGACCTCCAGGTGGCCACCCCCGGGCTGGCGGCGAAGGCCGTGAAGGCCTTCGTGGAGCGGGCCGAGACGCACCCCGAGCGCTGGTCCGACCACGCGCCCGTGACCGTGGTCTACGAGCTGGGCGTCTGACCGGAGTCGGTGTCGGTGTCGGCAACCGCGCCGCCCGAGGCCAGTAGGCGGTCCATCGCCATCGTCAGCTCGGCCTCGACCACGCTCTTCGCCAGCGGGCGCAGCCGGGTGATCGCGTCCGGTGAGATGTGGGCCGATATCAGCTCGGTGAAGAGCAGGGCCATCGCGTCCGCGTGCTCGCGGACGCGGCGGCCGGTCTCCAGGACGGCCGCCAGCGGGACGCCCTCGCGGACCAGGGCCGAGGAGACGTCCAGCAGGCGGCGGCTGACGTGCACGATCACGTCGCCGTCGACGGCGAGGTAGCCGAGGTCCAGGGAGGCCGCCAGGTTCTCCGGGGTGACCTCGCCCTCGAAGTAGTCGGCCAACGCCTCCGGGGTGAGCCGGACCGGGGTCTCCTCCGACCAGCCGATGCCGAGCAGTTCCCCGAGCTGGCCGACGTCGCGGCCGCTCTCGAAGGCGGCGGTCAGCTCGGCGATGCCGCCGAGGGTGTGGCCGCGTTCCAGCAGGGCGGCGATGGTGCGCAGCCGGGCCAGGTGGTGGTCGTCGTACCAGGCGATCCGCCCCTCGCGGCGGGGCGGTGGGAGCAGTTTGCGCTCGCGGTAGAAGCGCAGGGTGCGGACCGGGATGCCGGCCGCTTCGGCCAGTTCCTCCGTGCGGTACTCGCGCACCGTCTTCGCTCGCGTCTCTTCCTTCGCCACAGACGCACCTTATGGCGTACCGGCAGTAACTTTCCGGGTCCGCCCCCTACCCATGAGTACTGGGCTGCTCTACCCTCCCGATTGTGCCAGTAATTGCTGGCAGTGTTTCGATGGTGTGGTGCGTTGCGGGCGTTGCGTGGCTGGGACTGCGGATGAGCGGAAGGCGGCGGGCATGGGTGGCACGAGCGGCATGGGCGGGCGCGAGCACGTTCGGGTGGCGGTGATCGGGTCCGGATTCGGCGGGCTCGGCGCGGCCGTACGGCTGCGGCGCGAAGGGATCACGGACTTCGTCGTACTGGAACGGGCCGACTCGGTCGGCGGCACCTGGCGCGACAACAGCTACCCCGGGTGTGCGTGTGACGTGCCCTCCCACCTCTATTCGTTCTCCTTCGCGCCCAACCCCGACTGGCCGCGGACCTTCTCCGGGCAGCCGGCCATCCGCGCCTACCTGGAACACGTGGCCGACACCTTCGGACTGCGCCCGCACATCCGGCTCGACTCCGAGGTGCGGATGATGCGCTGGGACGCCGAGGAGCTGCGCTGGGAGATCGAGACCTCGGCCGGGGAACTGACCGCCGACGTCGTCGTCTCCGCGACCGGGCCGCTATCCGACCCGAAGGTGCCGGAGGTACCCGGGCTCGCCGAGTTCCCCGGCAAGGTCTTCCACTCCGCCCGCTGGGACCACGACTACGACCTGCGCGGCAAGCGCGTCGCCATGATCGGTACCGGCGCCTCCGCCATCCAGATCGTGCCGGCCATCGCCCCCGAGGTGGAGCGCCTCACCCTCTTCCAGCGGACCGCGCCGTGGGTCATGCCCCGCACCGACCGGTCCATCACCGCCGTGGAGCGCTGGCTCCACCGCCAACTGCCCTTCACCCGGGCGGCGCGGCGCGGGCTGCTGTGGGGGATCCGGGAGCTCCAGGTCAGCGCGTTCACCAAGCGCCCGAACCAGCTCGGCCTCATCGAGTCCCTGGCCAAGGCCAACATGGCGCGCTCGATCAAGGACCCGGCCCTGCGCGCGAAGCTGACGCCCTCCTACCGGATCGGCTGCAAGCGGATCCTGCTCTCCAGCGAGTACTACCCGGCCCTGGCCCGGCCCGATGTGGACCTGGTCGCCTCCGGGCTCAAGGAGATCCGCGGTTCGGTGCTGGTCGCCGCCGACGGGACCGAGACCGAGGTCGACGCGATCATCTTCGGCACCGGCTTCCACGTCACGGACATGCCGATCGCGGACCGGGTGGTGGGCGCGGAGGGCCAGACCCTCGCGGACGCCTGGAAGGACGGGATGCAGGCGCTGCGCGGGGCGACCGCCGCGGGCTTCCCCAACTGGATGACGATCATCGGGCCGAACACCGGGCTCGGGAACAGCTCGATGATCCTGATGATCGAGTCGCAGCTCAACTACATGGCCGACTACCTGCGGCAGCTCGGCATGTTGGGCGGGAGGGTCGCGCTGGGCCCCCGGCCCTCAGCGGTGAACCGGTGGAACCGGCAGGTGCAGGCCCGGATGGAGCGGACGGTGTGGAACACCGGCGGCTGCACCAGCTGGTACCTGGACGCGCAGGGCCGCAACACGACGGTCTGGCCGGGTACGACGGGCGAGTTCCGCCGGGAGACGCGGAGCGTCGATCTGGCGGAGTACGAGGTCCTGCGGGTGGGGGAGCGCGAGCGGGTCCCGGCCGTTGCCGTTGCCGTTGCCGTTTCGGCTGTCGTTCCGGCTGCCGTTCCGACTGCCGCCGGGTCGAAGCCGGGTCGCTCCCGCGGGGGCTCCGCGGGGTCGGGTGCGGCGCCGCTGCCGGGGGCGCTGCCCCCGGACCCCCGCGCCTCAAACGCCGGCGGGGCTGGAGAGGGCGCCTCGAAGGCCGGCGGGGCTGGAGCAGGCGCCTCAAACGCCGGCGGGGCTGGAGTTGACGCGGCGGAGGGCGTC
Coding sequences within:
- a CDS encoding GNAT family N-acetyltransferase encodes the protein MSHRIDLRTVPYDHPDAVKLNDQVQLEYQERYDGEGDATFLDPAMFVPPRGLYLLAYDSTGTAVASGGWRTQDENDEGYADGDAELKRMYVVPEARGLGLARRILAVLEEDARAAGRHRMVLETGDQQPEAIALYLSSGYALSAKFGHYRFHDSSRCMTKPL
- a CDS encoding aldo/keto reductase, coding for MKYRVIGTAAETRREVSVLSLGTMTFGTTVDEATSYAILDRFAEAGGTFIDTSNNYAFWVNGTQGGESEELVGRWLRSRGVGDGITVATKLGARPNQPTSGFSLDVEGLSAKVIRESAERSRERLGIERIHLLYAHIMDEKTPLEETVQGFAEVVADGTAGLLGASNHWAWRVERARALAAAAGVPGYEVLQHHHSYLRQRTDVPSLRSPDGNQGLVSGDLLSYLRDNPSLTQVSYSPLIAGAYVRDDKPLGPGFDHAGTEPRLRAVREVAAETGATVNQVVLSWLMGGDIPVLPLVGASSVAQLEESLAAVDLDLTPDQRARLDATN
- a CDS encoding MerR family transcriptional regulator translates to MAKEETRAKTVREYRTEELAEAAGIPVRTLRFYRERKLLPPPRREGRIAWYDDHHLARLRTIAALLERGHTLGGIAELTAAFESGRDVGQLGELLGIGWSEETPVRLTPEALADYFEGEVTPENLAASLDLGYLAVDGDVIVHVSRRLLDVSSALVREGVPLAAVLETGRRVREHADAMALLFTELISAHISPDAITRLRPLAKSVVEAELTMAMDRLLASGGAVADTDTDSGQTPSS
- a CDS encoding exodeoxyribonuclease III → MLTVTSVNVNGIRAAAKKGFGAWLEGSDADVVCLQEVRAEEGQIPADVRTPAGWHTVFAPAAAKGRAGVALYARRAPERVQVGFGSEEFDTTGRYLEIDLPGVTVASLYLPSGEAGTEKQDEKYRFMDEFLTYLAALKERAAADGREVVVCGDWNICHQEADLKNWKTNRKNAGFLPEEREWLGKVYSDAGYVDVVRELHPDTEGPYSWWSYRGRAFDNDAGWRIDLQVATPGLAAKAVKAFVERAETHPERWSDHAPVTVVYELGV
- a CDS encoding CoA transferase; this encodes MTIGEERDGGTAQAWEALGGAPELVGRVHYRGVGNLAEGPLPVAELARATVGACGLAAAELAAVRAGGGAADAAPLVVDEGAVATAFVSERHLRVEGRAPVTFAPLSGFWRTADGWVRTHANYPHHEAALVRALRLPSATPEALRAATLARTAVEVQELVYGAGGLAVAVAREYGDPQPLMEPVRASGARGRALGAAPAGRPATGVRVLDLTRVIAGPVATRTLGLLGADVLRIDPPGLPEADDSYADTGFGKRSALLDLAGAGDRAVFEALLAEADVVVTGYRPGALERYGFGAGELLQRWPGLVVAELCAWGWRARGPWAGRRGFDSLVQAGYGIAAVCAGPGGAPGVLPAQALDHGTGYLMAAGVLRALAEGGGRGLRFSLAGTGSWLVRGLSRAGAGAGASGYVAEPWLRETRSGYGVLRHAASPFGEWGAGPSRWGTDRAGWLPR
- a CDS encoding flavin-containing monooxygenase yields the protein MGGREHVRVAVIGSGFGGLGAAVRLRREGITDFVVLERADSVGGTWRDNSYPGCACDVPSHLYSFSFAPNPDWPRTFSGQPAIRAYLEHVADTFGLRPHIRLDSEVRMMRWDAEELRWEIETSAGELTADVVVSATGPLSDPKVPEVPGLAEFPGKVFHSARWDHDYDLRGKRVAMIGTGASAIQIVPAIAPEVERLTLFQRTAPWVMPRTDRSITAVERWLHRQLPFTRAARRGLLWGIRELQVSAFTKRPNQLGLIESLAKANMARSIKDPALRAKLTPSYRIGCKRILLSSEYYPALARPDVDLVASGLKEIRGSVLVAADGTETEVDAIIFGTGFHVTDMPIADRVVGAEGQTLADAWKDGMQALRGATAAGFPNWMTIIGPNTGLGNSSMILMIESQLNYMADYLRQLGMLGGRVALGPRPSAVNRWNRQVQARMERTVWNTGGCTSWYLDAQGRNTTVWPGTTGEFRRETRSVDLAEYEVLRVGERERVPAVAVAVAVSAVVPAAVPTAAGSKPGRSRGGSAGSGAAPLPGALPPDPRASNAGGAGEGASKAGGAGAGASNAGGAGVDAAEGVA